GATTTCAGAAACTACACGGAAAGAGTAAATCATATTATGCTTCTTATCCTCTTAGCTACTCGATGTATACAAGAAATGAGCCGCCATTTTAAGGAAGCAAGGAAGCAACTTGAGCAAATAAGCATGTGGATATATACTAATTAAGCTGGTGAAAAGTCCCAGCCGAGTAACCATTCGCTGTAACCTCTTCCACTGGAATTCAGTGTTAGGCTAAGCATTAAACTAGTGCTTCGAATCTTGATATATAAGAAAATGTGTGATCGAGCTAGCCTCTTTAAATTAGTCGAGTACGAGGCGTGTCATTTAACCAAGGGCACGAATAGTGGATTGATCGATTCACTTACCTGGTTGAAATGTTCTGTCATGGTTTTAAGCAAAATGTTGTAGTCAGGCTCGTATATCGGCTGGACTGGAGATGGAGGGGCAACGGCAGATCGTCTAATGCCAGGATCAGATTGCGGGATCGAAGTGGGTCGGTATACTCTAACATTTTCATTCTCCGAACAAGGGTTAGTCGAGCCGCTTCCCATCATTCCAACGTCAGGAAATACTTCGAAGGCAGACAAAGGTTCAGGTGGCAAGGATGGTTGGATAACTTTTTCTCCATTATCTTGAGTAGGATCTCTGCGACCTGAAGTATACAAGAGTGAGAATTCAATCATCAAATTTGGGGTAATCAAGCATAGAGATTATGAGATATGTATAGATGTACCTGGTGATAAAACATCGTCATGGGCAGCTGTCGCGTGTCTTTGCTAGATGCAAATAGCGTGTTGGAGAAATCATTTCCTCTTACGGCTTCTCTTCCCGAAGGAACTTCAGCATCACCTAAGTCGATAAAAGGACTAGGACAACCGGAAGAAATATCGTCAGAATTTTCAGTGTTCATTCCAAGAACCTCATCGCTAGAACCAGAAGTCGTGCTCTCTCTATTTCCGTCAAGCACAGGGGAAAATCCACCTTTCGAGCCACACAAGCTCGCTTCTCGAAAGAGGAATTTTCGGACGTCGACCATTAAATGCAAAGGGAGGGGGCTGATCACCTTTTCGAAGCCTCTTGAGCCTTTTTCTACCGGTACTAGCTCCAAAGTCATGGGCATCCGAGGAATTATCGCCAGCTGTGAATGTCTTCGACGAATTCTAATCAAACTAAAAGGAGAGGATGATCCTTGGCAGTGATCAGTCTCCATTGAATTCATTTCTGGTGCCTTTGGAGAATGACAGTCGTAAGATTCTGAGTCAGATTCGATGGCAGTAACTCCTGGTCTTTGGTTAAGAGGAACAGCAGGAGTCGGGGCTGAGATTTCATTTGCATTCAGATCTCTATCATAACACCAGTCAACAAAGTCATCAGAAAGTGACACATCACGAATTTCTCTATACGAGCGTCGCTGCTATCATCAACTTCAGGACCATTTGGATGTGCATTTCCTGCTAAGCGACCAAGATTAATTCAATATAACAAGCGgttagaaaaagaagaagaacgttACCTGTTGGAATTAATTAAGCGATAGTAAGCGATGGAGATTGAAAGCACCCGCTTCAATGCAAAACAAAGTGACTGATGCATTTGATGTGCTGAAATTCCCCATGCATCAAGAAGCGAACAAGTAAAAGAGTCTACATGCATAGGAAGTCCGCAGGCAAGCTGATAAAGATTAACTACCATCTCATCGTTACGAACCGGGACGAAATCGTCTGAATCGCTCGAGGTCTGTATCGGTGTTTGAAGATGGAGGTCTCATTCCTAAATATGTTAGCAATGGAAATAGTTACTGACGTGACGAGGGCAAAtcaattttaaaaacaaaacattcaatagtTCACACATATTACAGATGAGGAAGAGAAGAGCTACAGGATGTACCTCATACTAGAATCATTTCTTCAATCGTGGGAATTAAACTATGATGCTGACGTACATACTTAAAGATTACCGGTCAAAGACAATTACATACCTGATACTGGAGTAGAGCTTTAAATTAGAAGAAGCAAATGTTGTCTTGGTGATAAAGTCTTCTCCGAAAGGTATTTTTCGTTGCCCTCCTACTGAATCAAGTGAGAAATTGAGAAAAgcctaaaattttatttttagggaTTTGCTTTCAACACCAATTTGGGCATTTTCTCTAATAGATTATGGAATAGAAAATAAGAAGGATACATACCTTGGTAGTTGCTAATGAATTGGGCATACGAGGAATCCCTTGTATCTATTCATCAAAATGTAGGCGGCTCTTTATAACCTCAAAATATTGATATTCATCGAAATTACTGGCTCCATCGTGATCCTTCTTTATGTATCCGAACCATAGATAACCATTGATGTCGAAAAAcatcattgtcccttataatatagatatagactagaaataacccgtgccgtaacggcacgacatGAGACAAAATAATTTTAAGTCATGATGATTTAAAAAATACTATGATAAGAATTATTTTGACCCATGGGAACTTGTAGATATGAGAATCTTAGATATTTGTCATCCAAATAGTTATAAATTCGGTTAAATTTGTAAttgattaaataaataattcctgATAAATATATGAGGtaaattgttttattttttcataaaataatattttttttgtccatCCCTAAAGATTGGTGGTTTTTGATACTATTTTGTATTGTATTCAGACCATTATGCTgaatcttcattgatattacaATCCTTTCTGGATGAAATGTAACACCACTCAACACGTTTTCCATATTCAATATTTGCAACACCAAATCTGGAGTTAAGAAGCTGGAGGTGAATCAAGATAGTAAAGAAGGATTTGGTGATAGTGACGGGTCAGTAATTGAAGGTTTACATGATACTGCTCAATCATGTTGTGATAGAGGAAAGACAAACATTATTGAGAAGATAAAAAAATACAGTAGATGTAGAGGAAAAAGGAAACCACCCAAAAAGTCTGTGAGGTTTATGAAAAGATTGAGGTTTCAGTGTCAGTATAGCTTTGAAAAGGAATATGATTCCAAGCTAGATAGTTGTCTCATTTGCAATGCAGCAAAGAATGCAAGCTTGCGAATCTACATGTCCTAACTAGGTCAATTATAAGCTTTAAAATAGCATTTTCTTATTTCACTAATTTAAAATTAGGCTTATGATTGAGGTGAAAAGTTTTAGTAATTCATTATTTAGATaaatctcaattgtatgtatttatttttatttttcgattGTTACTAAAAAAATgagtaaaataaaaatgaatcttTTGTATTTTTAGCATAATGTTCTATGTTATTTGCAGGTTGATGAACGACATTTAATTTATTTCAAGGCAGAAATCCGGGTTTTACATGTTGTAACAGCGAATGTTCTAATGTTGTTTGTCTTTGTAAATTGACGAAGGTGATCTAATTCGATTCTAAAACTATATGAGTCAATCATTTTATTCtattttcttaaataaaaatCTCGAGTTTCACATAGTCATAGAATTTAATTGGTAAGAATTTTTTGTTAGCACATTAATTTGTTTGATTTGTAAGGAACTAATAATGAAGGTTATTAATGCATACTTCCATAATTGAAGTAGGTTACAAATCTTATATCCGTCGGATGTCTTTGTCTGGAATGAGACTGTGATGGTCGGATGCAACTTATCTTTCAAAATGTTATCCGAGGATATAATGAGTTTGTTGTCCTTTAAACTCCTTatatattttgtatttgtttgacTGCTACCATATGATACTTGCATTATTAAGCTATATATAATGCATTTTTCGTGTTTAACGCTTTTGaatgttcttatgttgatattccTTTTGTCCAAGTTATTAAGGCGGAGGTGCGGAGCcgattaaaaaaaaagttatattaTGTAGCTAATTAGGTTAAGAAAAAATTTAGATTTCATAAAAATTCATCCCTTTCCTGTTTTATTCTTTATTACaatatgttttattttattttaataatagAAACATCAAGCTAGTTCATGGATTTAATAATATCAAAAATACGTATGCCTATCTAATTGGACAACCTGAAAAACAAACTCACCCTTTACACCTTAGACAGAGGGAATAAAATGGAGATGCAAAAAAAAGGGCCATTATTCGTAGATGATCAACATTTTATCATTGTATGTTAAAATTTTATGCTCAATTACAACGAACCTGACAAATGTgcaacacaaaaataaaagatagcgTATAAATGTAAAtaaatgatgaaattgaacaaaaaAACAGGAGCATTCGAGTACACGTGCAAGTTTGAACCAACCATTTGCTTTGAACGCATTTCCATTCATAATTATGCTTTCGTTAAGCTCGCAATGAATTTGAAAAACAACATTAGTTACTGGACTAGCAgcgtcatttcaatcattaattttcaaaatattaacaAAAGAACAGATTTGGATACGTGAATACTTGGATAACGTGGCACAAACTCAAACTCGTACATGTTTCTTTCAAAAATCTGCCTCCACTTCAAGTGAGAGCTGCAAACAAcgacaaaaataaaaaaaggttaACGTGGAGAGATGCTGCAAGTATGCAAGTACGGAGTGGTCCTTCCCTCAAAAAAGTTCAACTGATTAtgatttaagaaaaataaaaaaactacaaATGGAGGTAAACTGGATATATATCTAAACTCGTCCTACTAAGACTATCATTCGACCTTTGATTACAATTACGGAGACTAACTTATAATAAACCTGGCAGAATGAGATAAAGCAGAGGCGAAGCCGCTGGTTTGATATAATGCACAGACGTTGGTGTATGAGGATGTTCATTTATAGCTGTAAAATGAGAAACAAACTACCAAGTTAACTACTATaataatgcgaaaaaaaaaaaaatcctgacTTTCATCTTCTAAAACCATTGGAAAAGGCTTACTTGTACAATCAATGGCTCTCTAAGCTTGAATCCACTTTGAAACGTAGTAAAGAAAAACTACACATCATGTTATGTTGATATATGTCCCTTCAGCTTCTGCATAACAAAAAAATGATCGACAATCAATTTATACATAAACCCCGTCACAGAAAGGTTTAAGGTTTGTGTATTGCCCTTTCTGGAAGATGATGGTTTATGTGAACTTTCTCTAACTAATCCGCCACAAATTTTTTCAAGTAAAATTTCTTTTTGTTGCAATAGACGGATTATGAAGTAAAACTTGATATCCAAGATCAAAGCTGAAAACATGCATAACTTGGAAAAAGAAAAGTTACGTTGATGGTACCCTATAAGTTATTTTCGCTGCCGTTGAAATCAAGAAACTTTATCGTTAAAGGCGTGTCCGCCAATAGCAAAATCTACTTATCATCACATAATACTTTCCCTGTGTGCAGACCAAAGAATGTAATACACTATATAGAGTCTACACCCCTGCTGATACAGATCAGATGCACCAAAATATATCTCGCCTAATGGTGATGACAAACCTGAAGTAACTAATTGTAAACGCAATTAAAATATCAATAGGTAGCAAAGAGAAAGAGACGAAAATTCAACTTTTGCAGGGGACTTCTTCATAATCTAGAGAGCGCGTCCTTCTGTAGTAGATGGGATACTTCCTAAATCCTAAAAGCTTAACGTGCTTTAGAGCATCCACTCTCGAAATTTGGGAAGCTAGATGAAGATTGAGCGACCAAATTCGTCGTCCCACAAGATTGAACCGTGATTAGATATTACATTGGTGTTACCTTTAGGAAGATCACATATGCTCGGTGCAACTTTATATAAGATTCTGTTGGTCAATAGTTTTTCGGTATCGTATTTGACGGGGTAATTAATGAGACTAATAAATGAGAATATTGAGAATATGTAACCGGTGGTGGCTTAATGAAGGTTTTATCGTCTTAATTACATGATCAAATATTGGGAGCAAATGATGGGAATTTGAATTTTTGGGAGTAAATAAATAACGGGAATTTATAACCGAATTTGAATCTCGAAACAATGGATGTCCATCCGTATGTAAAACCACATATTAGTGGTTTGATCGTAACCATCCTTCATGTTCTTAAAATGTATATCTAAAAATATACTAATGATTTAATCATGGTCGTTCTTTATATGTCCAAACTATAGATG
Above is a genomic segment from Papaver somniferum cultivar HN1 chromosome 10, ASM357369v1, whole genome shotgun sequence containing:
- the LOC113315104 gene encoding uncharacterized protein LOC113315104, which gives rise to MVVNLYQLACGLPMHVDSFTCSLLDAWGISAHQMHQSLCFALKRVLSISIAYYRLINSNRDLNANEISAPTPAVPLNQRPGVTAIESDSESYDCHSPKAPEMNSMETDHCQGSSSPFSLIRIRRRHSQLAIIPRMPMTLELVPVEKGSRGFEKVISPLPLHLMVDVRKFLFREASLCGSKGGFSPVLDGNRESTTSGSSDEVLGMNTENSDDISSGCPSPFIDLGDAEVPSGREAVRGNDFSNTLFASSKDTRQLPMTMFYHQVAEILLKIMEKKLSNHPCHLNLCLPSKYFLTLE